From Dryobates pubescens isolate bDryPub1 chromosome 22, bDryPub1.pri, whole genome shotgun sequence, the proteins below share one genomic window:
- the CD59 gene encoding CD59 glycoprotein: MSKMNCILLTACLALVAFCSSGSALRCYHCENSPALCKTNSTCLPTEDTCLQMKFGKLRTSSCWKTSQCRMNDIAEFFQLDNFDFFCCQHDLCNGGAMPGLDKAAFSIASVVTMLWLLL, encoded by the exons ATGAGCAAGATGAACTGCATCCTGTTAacagcctgcctggctctggttGCTTTCTGTAGCTCTG GTTCTGCCCTAAGGTGTTACCACTGCGAGAACAGCCCTGCCTTGTGCAAGACCAACAGCACTTGCTTACCCACTGAAGACACCTGCTTGCAGATGAAATTTG GTAAATTGAGAACCTCCTCCTGCTGGAAGACATCCCAGTGCCGCATGAACGATATCGCTGAGTTCTTCCAGCTGGATAACTTTGACTTCTTCTGCTGCCAGCACGACTTGTGCAACGGGGGTGCAATGCCTGGGCTTGACAAAGCAGCCTTCAGCATTGCCTCTGTGGTGACCATGTTGTGGCTGCTTCTGTAG